From Acidihalobacter aeolianus, a single genomic window includes:
- a CDS encoding oxidative damage protection protein, with the protein MTRMVQCAYLGKEAEGLDRPTYPGELGKRIYEQISKEAWQLWLRHQTMLINEYRLTPVDPKSRKFLEEEMEKFLFAGGATQPEGYVPPGGA; encoded by the coding sequence ATGACACGCATGGTGCAATGCGCCTATCTGGGCAAGGAAGCCGAAGGGCTGGACCGCCCGACCTACCCCGGCGAACTCGGCAAGCGGATCTACGAACAGATCTCCAAGGAAGCCTGGCAGCTGTGGCTGCGCCACCAGACCATGCTCATCAACGAATACCGCCTCACCCCGGTCGACCCCAAGTCGCGCAAGTTCCTGGAAGAGGAAATGGAGAAGTTCCTTTTCGCCGGCGGCGCCACCCAGCCCGAAGGCTACGTCCCGCCCGGGGGGGCTTGA
- a CDS encoding SRPBCC family protein, whose product MAVRRCAALCLVACAVLTAGAARAAQIEQLSVHYRGAVQMHLQALLDAPVARVAALLENPHDLARLLPGAAAVDVLPGAPPGARRLRVELSGCLLFFCPTLTDVMDTRYRDGGFVGVTVPALSDFSAGRMSWRYTAAPGGGTLLTLNARLTPRIWVPPLIGPYLIEHKVENQMRATVARIERAARLGHLPPPHRPTPVNIPGFNF is encoded by the coding sequence GTGGCCGTACGTCGCTGCGCCGCGCTGTGCCTCGTCGCCTGTGCGGTGCTGACGGCCGGCGCGGCCCGTGCGGCGCAGATCGAGCAGCTTTCGGTGCACTATCGCGGTGCCGTCCAGATGCATCTGCAGGCGCTGCTCGATGCGCCGGTGGCGCGGGTGGCCGCGCTGCTGGAAAACCCGCATGACCTCGCCCGCCTGTTGCCCGGCGCGGCCGCGGTCGACGTGCTGCCCGGCGCGCCGCCCGGTGCGCGCAGACTGCGCGTCGAGCTGAGCGGCTGCCTGCTGTTCTTCTGCCCCACGCTGACCGACGTGATGGACACCCGCTACCGCGACGGCGGTTTCGTCGGCGTCACCGTGCCCGCGCTCAGCGACTTCAGCGCCGGGCGCATGAGCTGGCGCTATACGGCGGCTCCCGGCGGCGGTACCCTCCTCACGCTGAACGCCCGGCTGACGCCCCGGATCTGGGTGCCGCCGCTGATCGGGCCGTATCTGATCGAACACAAGGTCGAGAACCAGATGAGAGCCACCGTTGCGCGCATTGAGCGTGCCGCCCGCCTCGGGCACCTGCCGCCGCCGCATCGCCCCACCCCGGTCAACATTCCCGGCTTCAACTTCTAG
- a CDS encoding tyrosine-type recombinase/integrase has product MRQRNVSYLQWDQVDMARQVAWIHADEAKAGKAIGVPLNEVAMDVLRRRWGGHRKYVFAYKRRQVEQCSTHAFKHALMQAGIRPDFRWHDLRHT; this is encoded by the coding sequence TTGAGACAGCGCAACGTGTCTTACCTGCAATGGGACCAGGTAGACATGGCTCGCCAAGTGGCCTGGATTCATGCGGACGAGGCCAAAGCCGGAAAGGCCATTGGCGTTCCCTTGAACGAGGTGGCCATGGACGTGCTCAGGCGTCGATGGGGCGGGCATCGCAAGTACGTGTTCGCGTACAAGCGGCGACAGGTCGAACAGTGCTCAACCCATGCGTTCAAGCACGCGCTCATGCAGGCAGGGATAAGGCCGGACTTTCGCTGGCATGACCTGCGCCATACCTGA
- a CDS encoding AsmA family protein, whose translation MKWIKRLLLLVVVVLLLLVVGVAAFVMTFNPNDYKPQIEHLVKEKTGRTLTIAGQMHLMIFPRLGLRLSKVSLSNPAGFPNQPPFASIDSLDLDVELMPLLRHQLVVDRVLLSGLDVNLVRQADGKSNWQGLAGNAAASAPAAATPPAKPSAAGMVAGAPFALAVAGVDIQRARITLDDRMVGRRLVIAPLDLSVGHLAPGRSAPLKLDFHIENSKPALGLDGRLTAQLSADLAAARYRLANMNLKLSAKGDAVPQGSLDTLIQGTLAVDLAKGGSIAFDPLKVTLNDSHLSGKVQVTDLSQPRLAFTLALDQLNADRYLPPPAAAKSGSGGSSTSAPAPWSNKPLAIPLGELRRVDANGTLSIGQLTVRKLKLSQIKLALSARRGLMQITSLGADLYGGTLKGDATLDARYVKPTMRVNAALAGVQIGDLLKDYAGDSYLTGTTDLQASLQTGGDSELALVSGLDGNLSMKVSNGSVQRSKLADQVQSVLIKLRELKQGSPVGAPGAETQFASLTATGQVSKGVIVNRDLKLNAIRFGASGSGQVDLVKREIDYTLRFTQANGKGTPIPLLIRGPLHHPGYEIDLKSMAKEAVQQRLNQEKQKVTQDLQKRLQKAVPGLKGLFQ comes from the coding sequence ATGAAGTGGATCAAACGCCTGTTGCTGTTGGTGGTCGTCGTTCTGTTGCTGCTCGTGGTCGGCGTGGCCGCGTTCGTGATGACCTTCAATCCCAACGACTACAAGCCGCAGATCGAGCATCTGGTGAAGGAAAAGACCGGACGCACGCTGACCATCGCCGGGCAGATGCATCTGATGATCTTCCCGCGCCTCGGCCTGCGCCTGAGCAAGGTCAGCCTGAGCAACCCGGCCGGCTTCCCGAACCAGCCGCCCTTCGCCAGCATCGACAGCCTCGATCTCGACGTCGAGCTGATGCCGCTGCTGCGCCATCAGCTCGTGGTCGACCGCGTGCTGCTGAGCGGGCTCGACGTCAATCTCGTGCGCCAGGCCGACGGCAAGAGCAACTGGCAGGGCCTCGCGGGCAACGCCGCGGCCTCCGCCCCTGCGGCCGCAACGCCGCCCGCCAAGCCGAGCGCCGCGGGCATGGTCGCCGGCGCGCCGTTCGCCCTCGCCGTGGCCGGGGTCGACATTCAGCGCGCACGCATCACCCTGGACGACCGCATGGTCGGGCGCCGTCTGGTGATCGCGCCGCTCGACCTCAGCGTCGGACATCTCGCCCCCGGGCGCAGCGCGCCGCTCAAGCTCGATTTCCACATCGAGAACAGCAAGCCCGCACTAGGCCTCGACGGGCGTCTCACCGCGCAACTCAGCGCCGACCTCGCGGCCGCCAGGTACCGGCTTGCCAACATGAACCTGAAACTCTCGGCCAAGGGTGACGCGGTGCCGCAGGGCAGTCTCGACACCCTGATCCAGGGCACCCTCGCGGTCGATCTCGCCAAGGGCGGCAGCATCGCGTTCGACCCGCTCAAGGTGACGCTGAACGACAGCCACCTCAGCGGCAAGGTCCAGGTCACCGACCTGTCGCAGCCGCGCCTTGCCTTCACCCTGGCCCTCGACCAGCTCAACGCTGACCGCTACCTGCCACCGCCGGCCGCGGCAAAATCTGGCTCCGGCGGCAGCTCTACCAGCGCCCCGGCCCCGTGGTCCAACAAGCCCCTGGCGATCCCGCTGGGCGAGCTGCGCCGAGTCGACGCCAACGGCACCCTGAGCATCGGCCAGCTCACCGTGCGCAAGCTCAAGCTCAGCCAGATCAAGCTCGCGCTGAGCGCACGCAGGGGCCTGATGCAGATCACCAGCCTGGGCGCCGACCTCTACGGCGGCACCCTCAAGGGCGACGCCACGCTCGACGCGCGCTACGTGAAGCCGACGATGCGCGTCAACGCCGCCCTCGCCGGCGTGCAGATCGGTGACCTGCTCAAGGACTATGCCGGCGACAGCTATCTCACCGGCACCACCGACCTGCAGGCCAGCCTGCAGACCGGCGGCGATTCTGAACTCGCGCTGGTGAGCGGGCTCGACGGTAATCTGTCGATGAAGGTGAGCAACGGCTCGGTGCAGCGCTCCAAGCTGGCCGATCAGGTGCAGTCGGTGCTGATCAAGCTGCGTGAACTCAAGCAGGGCAGCCCGGTCGGCGCGCCCGGCGCGGAGACCCAGTTCGCCTCGCTCACCGCGACCGGCCAGGTCAGCAAGGGCGTGATCGTCAACCGCGACCTCAAGCTCAATGCCATCCGTTTCGGCGCCAGCGGCAGCGGTCAGGTCGATCTGGTCAAGCGCGAGATCGACTACACCCTGCGCTTCACCCAGGCCAACGGCAAGGGCACGCCGATCCCGCTGTTGATCCGTGGTCCGTTGCATCACCCTGGCTATGAGATCGACCTCAAATCGATGGCCAAGGAGGCGGTGCAGCAGCGCCTGAACCAGGAGAAGCAGAAGGTCACGCAGGACCTGCAGAAGCGTCTCCAAAAGGCCGTGCCCGGCCTCAAGGGGCTGTTCCAGTAG
- the mutY gene encoding A/G-specific adenine glycosylase, translating into MPQRFSERVLAWWRRHGRKDLPWQREPTPYRVWVSEIMLQQTQVGTVVGYFDRFMARFPDLEALATAPVDEVLGLWSGLGYYARARNLHRAAQEAHVLHGGLPADLEALAALPGIGRSTAGAILALGHGRPASILDGNVKRVLARHAGIDGWPGETAVLHRLWALAEERTPEHEAGPYAQAMMDLGATLCTRANPCCGDCPVAADCVAQREGRQRELPAPKPRKTTPERETWMLLLYDAAGAVLLERRPPSGIWGGLWSLPEAASADEADARARELAGRTPATWQALPPFRHAFTHFRLRIHPLAGRLHGPAAVGVKDTAQVWYKPGQPPPGGIPAPVASLLEQPARAAATNDREDISQ; encoded by the coding sequence ATGCCACAGCGTTTCAGCGAACGCGTGCTCGCGTGGTGGCGCCGGCACGGACGCAAGGACCTGCCCTGGCAGCGCGAGCCCACGCCCTACCGCGTGTGGGTGTCCGAGATCATGCTGCAGCAGACCCAGGTCGGCACGGTCGTCGGCTATTTCGACCGCTTCATGGCGCGCTTCCCGGACCTCGAAGCGCTCGCGACCGCACCCGTCGACGAAGTGCTCGGGCTGTGGTCGGGGCTCGGCTACTACGCAAGGGCGCGCAACCTGCATCGCGCCGCGCAGGAGGCCCACGTCCTGCATGGCGGACTGCCCGCCGACCTCGAAGCGCTCGCCGCTCTGCCCGGCATCGGCCGCTCCACCGCCGGCGCGATCCTCGCCCTGGGCCACGGCCGTCCGGCCAGCATCCTCGACGGCAACGTCAAGCGCGTGCTCGCGCGGCATGCCGGCATCGACGGCTGGCCCGGGGAGACCGCCGTGCTGCACCGTCTCTGGGCGCTGGCCGAGGAGCGCACGCCGGAGCACGAGGCCGGACCCTACGCGCAGGCGATGATGGATCTCGGCGCGACGCTGTGCACGCGCGCCAATCCCTGCTGCGGCGACTGCCCGGTGGCCGCCGACTGCGTCGCGCAGCGCGAGGGCCGGCAGCGCGAACTGCCCGCGCCCAAGCCGCGCAAGACGACGCCCGAACGCGAGACCTGGATGCTGCTGCTGTACGACGCCGCCGGCGCCGTACTGCTCGAACGGCGCCCGCCGAGCGGTATCTGGGGTGGGCTGTGGAGCCTGCCCGAAGCCGCCTCCGCGGACGAAGCCGACGCCCGCGCGCGCGAACTCGCTGGCCGAACCCCCGCGACCTGGCAGGCGCTGCCGCCGTTCCGCCACGCGTTCACTCATTTCCGTCTGCGCATCCATCCGCTCGCCGGCCGGCTGCATGGCCCCGCCGCCGTGGGGGTGAAAGACACCGCCCAGGTCTGGTATAAACCGGGGCAACCGCCGCCCGGTGGCATTCCCGCCCCGGTGGCAAGCCTGTTGGAGCAGCCCGCGCGGGCCGCAGCGACGAACGATCGAGAGGACATCAGCCAATGA